Within the Flavobacterium sp. N502536 genome, the region TTTTTCATCATCGTGAATGAGCGCTACTTTTCGATGGGGAGCAAACTGCTGGGAAAGATCGTCGATAAGATTTTCTAAATCAGTACCGCTGGTATGTGCTTTTTCATGATGCGAATTGGTACGATTGTGTATCAATTGTGAATAATAACTAATCATCCAGCCGTTTAGCGGATATCTTGCCCCTATTTCACAAATCTTAGGCTGATCGTTTGTATCATATAAAAAATCAGGGCGATAAAAGCCCTGATTATAGGTCTGGCTATTACTTTTTTTCAATATCCCTTCAAGGTCATTATCCAGTTGATAATAGTTCCGAATTCGGTTGTCTTCAAAATAATTTAAAACAATTGCTTTAGAGGCTTTGCTTAAAACAGCGCACAAACGATCCATTTCTCCATTGTATTCCGGATGAAGGACTACCGAGGAATTAGCAAATGAATCTCTGTGTAAGATGTTACCCTTTTGAAAATATTCAAAAAACAACTGATTCCATTTTTCCTGTTTATCAGCCTGATTTTGTTGCAGCTTAATTTTTGACATACGGCGTTGAAGTTTATTTTTTTTGTAATAATGTAGTATTGGGACGTGGATTTTTAAAAACTCAATTCTTCAACTTCCATCAGATCTTCCATCACTGCCGACTTTTTAGCTAAATAGTCGTTAACAATTGTTTCGAGATCATACGATTCCAGATTAATGTTCATTGCTTTGGCGTAGTAAAAAATAGAACTAACCGCAAAAAAGAAATGATTTTTCTCCGTTGGTCCGCAATGTACACTTATCCATGCCAGTGTTTTATCGCATTCTTCTTCGGTGTACCCATAATCATTAATCAGCCAGGATTGGAATTTTGGCAAGATCAATTCTACTTCTCCGTGTGTATAAATTTCATGGATCAAAGTGGTCAACAAAGCAATCATGATGTCTTTGTTTCGCAAGGAATTTTGATCTTTCCATTTTTTAAAATCACTGGCACTTTCATTTAAATAACGGCGTGAAAGCCAGTCATCATCGGTACAAATTGTAGTGGCCATGGTGTAAAACATTTGCGAATGCAAAATTCTGCCCACGACGGCCAGGTCTTCATCAACAATTCGGTTTAAACTCGTGATTGACTGCAAGAGTGCTTTTTCGTCTCCAATAGGTTGATTTTTATGAACCAGCATGGTCATACGGTTACTGATTCCGGCAACGGTCATTGCGCTGTTATTGGTTTGGCTCCAGCTGTGAAAAAAACGCTGCAAACGATCTTTATCCTGAACTTTTGAAGTCAGCTGATTAAAACTTTTTTCAATTTTTGAAAATGATTCCTCCTGATTTGGCAGAAATTTTAATAATTGATCTTTTAAATGTGATTCCTCCATCCCTTCAAGAACCGGAAGAATAATTGAACTTAAACTAGCCATAACACTTTTGATTTAAATTAGTAATTGATTTGATTTCTATTATAGTTTGGTGGGTTTTAATAAGCAGGTTTAGAGCGGTAATATTTAATTTTTCTGATGACATCAATATCTTTAAGGTGATATTGTTCCAGCCAATCGGCTTCGTCAAAAGAACTACAATGGGATTCTGCAATTACGACAATGTCTTTCTTCAAAGAAATCTGATAGAGTTTGTCTAATAATTCGGCGTATTGAAAATCATGGAGAGGATTGTACAGATAAAAAACATTCCCATCAGAAATATCAGCCTTTAAGAGATCGCCGGAAATGGCTGTGACATTAGTGATTCCTTCTTTTTTGATTAAATCAACACAAACTTTATTTCGCTCTTCAAGAATTTCTATTCCTTTAAACTGAACATTTGGATATTGTATCGCACCGTATAAAATAATATTCCCGTAACCAGAGCCTAAATCATAAAATATGGTTTTGTCTGTGATAGAGATGGGATCAAAAAGGTCGTCTAAAAAACTGGAAGATCCGTACCGGTACGAATTAAAACCGTACTTAATGGTAATTTCCGACAGACTTAAGCCTTCTTCAATAGGATGCGAGTACTGCTCGATTTCGGATTGAATATTTTTTAACTGCTCCATCTTATTTCATCATTAGGAATTCCAGTTTTTCCAGTGAGCGTTTTGCGGCTTCCATTTTTGCGGCATATTCCTCGTTTACTTTTTTCACGTCGCTATTGCAAAAACTGCAAACCTCTTCCTCTTCATAAACATAATTATCACATCCATTGCATAATTTCAGTGCTTTTGGAATTCGTGGTACTCTGGCAATAGGGCCAGTAACCTGAATTGGAGCTTCACTTGTTGGGGATTGTATTTCTACGATTACTCCGTTTTCGTCTTCCACTATAATTTCAAAAAGTCCCATATCGAAAGATTCGCCTGGTGCTTCCTGTATTTTTCTTATTCGTTCCTTAAGGCCTTTCTTCTTTAATTCTAAAGCCCGATGATGGCAAAAAGGATTGTTCCCTCTCTTACCAAACAGTACATGACTTGTCCAGGTACAGCCTGCCAGACAGGAAGATTCATAATAGCAGCCTTTACAGCCACCCCATAATTCTTCTTTATTTCTATATCTGGAGAAAACCATTTCTTCGCTATACTTCCAGATGTCTTCCAGCGCCATATCTTTTACATTTCCTCCCGTATAGGCACTTGTTGGTAATGATGGGCAGCCTTTTATTTTACCGTCTGCCTCAATCCCTATTCCTGTATGTCCAGCCGAACATCCTGTATAATATTTTTCATTGCCCTGTCTCCAGATGTGTTCATACGGTCCAAAATAACCAATGTTATTTCCGGCCTGTATTAAAATATTATGCGCTAATGCTTTTCTGTAGATGACGATGAGGTCGTCGTAAAAATCAATTAATTCATAAGGCTGAACAATCAATTCTTCCGAGTGATCTACAGCATTTCCCATAGCAACAGCAAGTTGGATCTGCCAGTTTTTTACATTATTTTCAATCAAAACATCCAAAAGCTCATTCATCTCATTTTTGCTTCTTTTTGTAATTACGGTATTGACACTCGAAGTGATATTGTGTTTTTTAAGGAGTGCCAGGCAATTAACGGCATGTTCAAAAGAATCTCTTCTTCCTCTTATTTTATTATGAGTATCCGGCATTCCATCAATAGAAACACCTATATTATTTATTCCTGCTTTTTTAGCACTAATGATTCGTTCTTCGTTTAGGTTATAGGCGCCCGACTGCATCGAACATTCGATTCCGCTTTGATGGATTCTTTCGATGATCTCAATCCAGTCTTTTCTTAAAAAAGCTTCCCCGCCTATGATGGAAATTTCTCTTGTACCAAGACGTTTAAGACTATCAATAACACCAAAACATTGTTCCGTAGTTAATTCGCCCGGTCTTA harbors:
- a CDS encoding radical SAM/SPASM domain-containing protein encodes the protein MDTIKTSTRYRVRDDYETATPVHVVWEITLACNLKCSHCGSRAGKVRPGELTTEQCFGVIDSLKRLGTREISIIGGEAFLRKDWIEIIERIHQSGIECSMQSGAYNLNEERIISAKKAGINNIGVSIDGMPDTHNKIRGRRDSFEHAVNCLALLKKHNITSSVNTVITKRSKNEMNELLDVLIENNVKNWQIQLAVAMGNAVDHSEELIVQPYELIDFYDDLIVIYRKALAHNILIQAGNNIGYFGPYEHIWRQGNEKYYTGCSAGHTGIGIEADGKIKGCPSLPTSAYTGGNVKDMALEDIWKYSEEMVFSRYRNKEELWGGCKGCYYESSCLAGCTWTSHVLFGKRGNNPFCHHRALELKKKGLKERIRKIQEAPGESFDMGLFEIIVEDENGVIVEIQSPTSEAPIQVTGPIARVPRIPKALKLCNGCDNYVYEEEEVCSFCNSDVKKVNEEYAAKMEAAKRSLEKLEFLMMK